One genomic window of Fundidesulfovibrio soli includes the following:
- a CDS encoding glycosyltransferase — MKKRTVIVSGLACTYPLGGVAWDYIQYLHGFHKLGHDVYYLEDTGGWAYDPFNVTFTEDYSYHIKYLTDYMAALDPDLAKRFCVRDPGDNFHGLSREQLADVVKRADVVFNISTTLWMREEYQTIPVKVLIDSDPMYTQAGIPDYLAGTASEKDRKNIDHMKMHDRFFSFAENFGGADCIIPKGVFDWRPTRQPIVMDCWTPPRKPAGEAFTTVLSWQPTESGPVIGGVKYGGKNMEFSRFIDLPRKTSATLELALGQGRPPREMLMEKGWKLEDGFAKSTTPWLYRDYIWDSFAEFSMAKNAYVASRSGWFSCRSACYLAAGRPCVVQDTGFSSFMPTGEGVLAFSTEEEALAGIEDVRSDWDKHSAAARTFAEDWFDSDKVLAKLLAEATE, encoded by the coding sequence ATGAAAAAACGCACCGTCATCGTCTCCGGCCTGGCATGCACCTATCCGCTGGGCGGCGTCGCGTGGGACTACATCCAGTACCTGCACGGCTTCCACAAGCTCGGGCACGACGTCTACTACCTGGAGGACACCGGAGGCTGGGCCTACGACCCGTTCAACGTGACCTTCACTGAAGACTACTCCTATCATATCAAGTACCTCACGGACTATATGGCCGCCCTTGACCCGGACTTGGCCAAGCGCTTCTGCGTGCGCGACCCCGGCGACAACTTCCACGGCCTGAGCCGCGAGCAGCTGGCCGACGTGGTCAAGCGGGCGGACGTGGTGTTCAACATCTCCACCACGCTGTGGATGCGCGAGGAGTACCAGACCATCCCGGTGAAGGTGCTCATCGACTCCGACCCCATGTACACCCAGGCGGGCATCCCGGATTATCTGGCGGGCACCGCTTCGGAGAAGGACCGCAAGAACATCGACCACATGAAGATGCACGACCGTTTCTTCAGCTTCGCCGAGAACTTCGGCGGGGCGGACTGCATCATCCCCAAGGGCGTGTTCGACTGGCGTCCCACGCGCCAGCCCATCGTGATGGACTGCTGGACGCCCCCGCGCAAGCCCGCGGGCGAGGCCTTCACCACGGTGCTCTCCTGGCAGCCCACGGAGTCCGGCCCGGTGATCGGCGGCGTGAAGTACGGGGGCAAGAACATGGAGTTCTCCCGCTTCATCGACCTGCCGCGGAAGACCTCCGCCACCCTGGAGCTGGCCCTGGGGCAGGGCAGGCCCCCGCGCGAGATGCTCATGGAGAAGGGCTGGAAGCTGGAGGACGGCTTCGCCAAGTCCACCACGCCGTGGCTCTACCGCGACTACATCTGGGACAGCTTCGCCGAGTTCAGCATGGCCAAGAACGCCTACGTGGCTTCGCGCAGCGGCTGGTTCAGCTGCCGCAGCGCCTGCTACCTGGCCGCCGGGCGGCCCTGCGTGGTGCAGGACACGGGCTTCAGCTCGTTCATGCCCACGGGCGAGGGCGTGCTGGCCTTCTCCACCGAGGAGGAGGCCCTGGCCGGGATCGAAGACGTCCGGTCGGACTGGGACAAGCACTCGGCCGCCGCCCGCACGTTCGCGGAGGACTGGTTCGATTCGGACAAGGTGCTGGCCAAGCTGCTGGCCGAGGCGACTGAGTAG
- a CDS encoding chloride channel protein, with protein sequence MSIQQSDISPAGGVTRAVLRATISSRRVRRIILFLAVGAVAGLLAAGYSHSLDWLTGQLQGGLAGMRGTGHPGESTLLRPWVLPLMTTFVGALTGWLVSRFAPEAANAGTDGTDAMIRAFHQGRGRIRPLTAVLRTLTSILTMASGGSAGKEGPVAFMGAGFGAWVAERMSLTDKERRILLLAGAAAGLGAIFHAPLGGALTAVEVLYSEDFEGEALLPAIVSSVTAYTISSLFLGTAPFLEDMDLVPMSLMDAPFYLLLALACAGSAWLYVRSFFLIKYKVFRKISGRLGLPLCTALGGLLMGCVGMAFPELLGASHSSLELAVLGKLPAAALLALLLGKVLATSMTIGSGFSGGMFAPGLFVGGMTGGLAAKACEALGRGGPELSGSFVLVGMSAFFGCAAKAPIGPIIMVCEITQGYVLLAPLMLCTAVSLMLSGSFCLYENQVRSKFDSPAHRDGAVSAALQQLTVGDVFMRCKAVVLEESTTLAALSDIVSNTEDVAFPVRGADGSITGLLDVRDVRPVIFEKSLYPLLVVRDLARPPVLLVPEQDLHQALMSFVESRTDQLPVVDPDDRSTILGFLTMRALLAAPREETG encoded by the coding sequence ATGAGCATCCAACAATCCGACATCTCTCCCGCTGGCGGCGTGACCCGCGCCGTCCTGAGGGCGACCATCAGTTCCCGCCGCGTGCGCAGGATCATCCTGTTCCTGGCCGTTGGCGCGGTGGCCGGGCTGTTGGCCGCTGGCTATTCCCATTCACTTGACTGGCTCACCGGGCAGTTGCAGGGCGGGCTGGCTGGCATGCGAGGTACCGGCCACCCGGGCGAGTCCACTCTGCTGCGTCCCTGGGTGCTGCCCCTGATGACCACTTTCGTGGGTGCGCTCACAGGCTGGCTCGTGAGCCGGTTCGCGCCGGAAGCGGCCAACGCCGGGACCGACGGAACGGACGCCATGATCCGGGCCTTCCACCAGGGCCGGGGGCGCATCCGCCCGCTGACCGCCGTGCTGCGCACGCTCACCTCCATCCTGACCATGGCTTCGGGCGGAAGCGCCGGCAAGGAAGGCCCCGTGGCCTTCATGGGCGCGGGCTTCGGGGCCTGGGTGGCCGAGCGCATGTCCCTCACGGACAAGGAGCGCCGCATCCTGCTGCTGGCCGGAGCGGCCGCCGGGCTCGGGGCCATTTTCCACGCCCCTCTGGGCGGCGCCCTGACGGCCGTGGAGGTGCTCTACTCGGAGGATTTCGAGGGCGAGGCCCTGCTGCCAGCAATCGTCAGCTCCGTCACGGCCTACACGATCAGCTCCCTGTTCCTGGGCACCGCCCCTTTCCTTGAGGATATGGATCTGGTGCCCATGTCCCTGATGGACGCGCCCTTCTACCTGTTGCTGGCCCTGGCTTGCGCGGGCAGCGCCTGGCTGTATGTCAGGAGTTTCTTCCTGATCAAATACAAGGTGTTCCGCAAGATTTCCGGCCGGTTGGGGCTGCCCCTGTGTACGGCGCTGGGTGGGCTGCTCATGGGCTGCGTGGGCATGGCCTTTCCCGAACTGCTGGGGGCGAGCCACTCCAGCCTGGAACTGGCCGTGCTGGGCAAGCTGCCCGCCGCCGCCCTGCTGGCCCTGCTGCTGGGCAAGGTGCTGGCCACCTCGATGACAATCGGTTCGGGGTTCTCCGGCGGCATGTTCGCGCCGGGCCTCTTCGTTGGCGGCATGACCGGGGGCCTGGCGGCCAAGGCCTGCGAAGCCCTGGGACGTGGAGGGCCGGAGCTTTCCGGCTCCTTCGTGCTGGTGGGCATGAGCGCCTTTTTCGGCTGCGCGGCCAAGGCCCCCATCGGGCCGATCATCATGGTCTGCGAGATTACCCAGGGTTACGTGCTGCTTGCCCCGTTGATGCTCTGCACGGCGGTCTCGCTGATGCTCTCAGGGTCGTTCTGCCTCTATGAGAACCAGGTGCGCAGCAAGTTCGACTCCCCGGCGCACCGCGACGGGGCGGTCAGCGCGGCGCTCCAACAGCTGACCGTGGGCGACGTCTTCATGCGCTGCAAGGCCGTTGTCCTCGAGGAATCCACCACCCTGGCGGCCCTGTCGGACATCGTCTCCAACACGGAGGACGTGGCCTTCCCCGTGCGCGGCGCCGACGGCTCCATTACCGGCCTGCTGGACGTGCGCGACGTCCGGCCCGTGATCTTCGAGAAATCGCTCTATCCCCTGCTCGTAGTGCGCGACCTGGCGCGCCCGCCGGTGCTGCTCGTGCCCGAGCAGGACCTCCACCAGGCCCTGATGTCCTTTGTCGAGTCCCGCACGGACCAGTTGCCCGTGGTTGATCCCGATGACCGTTCGACCATCCTGGGCTTCCTGACCATGCGCGCTCTGTTGGCCGCCCCCAGGGAAGAGACGGGCTGA
- a CDS encoding ABC transporter ATP-binding protein, giving the protein MAVFLKLLGYLGPYKLLFLFCLALVGVQSALELLKPWPLKICVDQIIAHQPLEFWGYTLSPDVVSSSAQLAIVALSLVGIHFLVGFVQLANNYLTIRMGQDMVQDFRCELFDHLQRQSLLFHQTRPTGDLLYRLMGDTYSVQTLLMNGVFTTLTSLVLLGGMFFVLLGIDWELTLYAMAVVPLLILAIASVTKKIGNLTYETHMKESQVYSTVENIFNSISLVQAFAREDEERRRFVAESRHSFDRKLSLYSLQTAYGWIIGAITAAGTSYVLYVGARHVLEGTLTTGELLIFLGYLASLYTPLNSIANTMGAIRGSLAQARRVLDVLEEDKSVPEAPDAKPLEITSGRVEFSDVTFGYDPARPVLGDVSFSCPGGSTVAVVGQTGAGKTSLISLLLRFYDPQKGAITIDGQDLRSVTLKSLRQQIAIVLQDTHLFPMSVHDNIAYGKRTATREEVVRAATLANAHEFIESMPEGYDTKLDERGSNLSGGQRQRISIARALLKNAPLLILDEPTSALDAGTEALIMESLDRLMENRTTFVIAHRLSMMRRADLILVIKDKKVWEMGTFQELLDKGGEFARLHSLQFAPLKERGKPAQPAEDAF; this is encoded by the coding sequence CAAGCTCCTGTTTCTGTTCTGCCTGGCCCTGGTGGGCGTGCAGAGCGCCCTGGAGCTGCTCAAGCCCTGGCCCCTGAAAATCTGCGTGGACCAGATCATCGCGCACCAGCCGCTCGAATTCTGGGGCTACACCCTCTCGCCGGACGTGGTCTCCAGCAGCGCGCAGCTTGCCATCGTGGCCTTGTCCCTGGTGGGCATCCACTTCCTGGTGGGCTTCGTGCAGCTGGCCAACAACTACCTGACCATCCGCATGGGCCAGGACATGGTGCAGGACTTCCGCTGCGAGCTGTTCGACCACCTGCAGCGCCAGTCCCTGCTGTTCCACCAGACCCGCCCCACGGGCGACCTGCTCTACAGGCTCATGGGCGACACCTACTCGGTGCAGACCCTGCTCATGAACGGGGTGTTCACCACCCTGACCAGCCTGGTGCTGCTGGGCGGCATGTTCTTCGTGCTCCTGGGCATCGACTGGGAGCTGACGCTCTACGCCATGGCCGTGGTGCCGCTGTTGATCCTGGCCATCGCCTCGGTGACCAAGAAGATCGGCAACCTGACCTACGAGACCCACATGAAGGAGTCTCAGGTCTATTCCACGGTGGAGAACATCTTCAACTCCATCTCCCTGGTGCAGGCCTTCGCCCGCGAGGACGAGGAGCGCAGGCGCTTCGTGGCCGAGTCGCGCCACAGCTTCGACCGCAAGCTCTCGCTCTATTCCCTCCAGACCGCCTACGGCTGGATCATCGGGGCAATCACCGCCGCCGGAACGTCCTACGTGCTCTACGTGGGCGCGCGCCACGTGCTGGAAGGCACGCTCACCACGGGCGAGCTGCTCATCTTCCTGGGCTACCTGGCCTCGCTCTACACGCCGCTCAACTCCATCGCCAACACCATGGGCGCCATCCGTGGCTCCCTGGCCCAGGCCCGGCGCGTGCTGGACGTGCTGGAAGAGGACAAGTCCGTGCCCGAGGCCCCCGACGCCAAGCCCCTGGAGATCACCTCCGGCCGGGTGGAGTTCTCGGACGTGACCTTCGGCTACGACCCGGCACGCCCGGTGCTGGGCGACGTTTCCTTCTCCTGCCCGGGCGGCTCCACCGTGGCCGTGGTGGGGCAGACCGGCGCGGGCAAGACCTCGCTCATCAGCCTGCTGCTGCGCTTCTACGACCCGCAGAAGGGCGCCATCACAATCGACGGGCAGGATCTCAGGTCCGTCACGCTCAAGAGCCTGCGCCAGCAGATCGCCATCGTGCTGCAGGACACGCACCTCTTCCCCATGAGCGTCCACGACAACATCGCCTACGGCAAGCGCACCGCCACCCGTGAGGAGGTGGTCCGCGCCGCCACGCTGGCCAACGCCCACGAGTTCATCGAGTCCATGCCTGAAGGCTACGACACCAAGCTCGACGAGCGCGGCTCCAACCTGTCGGGCGGCCAGCGCCAGCGCATCTCCATCGCCAGGGCCCTGCTCAAGAACGCGCCCCTGCTCATCCTGGACGAGCCCACCTCCGCCCTGGACGCCGGCACCGAGGCGCTCATCATGGAAAGCCTGGACCGGCTGATGGAAAACCGCACCACCTTCGTCATCGCCCACCGCCTCTCCATGATGCGCCGGGCTGACCTGATCCTGGTCATCAAGGACAAGAAGGTCTGGGAGATGGGCACCTTCCAGGAGCTGCTGGACAAAGGCGGGGAGTTCGCCCGCCTGCACAGCCTGCAGTTCGCCCCCCTCAAGGAACGCGGCAAGCCCGCCCAGCCGGCGGAAGACGCCTTCTAG
- a CDS encoding late competence development ComFB family protein: protein MSKPELTVCGVDVSKIRNKNEARVAKLLAKVLSETPGYQPDPLDVQDIYALTLNLLPSRYKQFGTIVLSEPVKDSHIESAIRRSLRTVQERPRY, encoded by the coding sequence ATGTCGAAGCCCGAATTGACCGTGTGCGGCGTGGATGTGAGCAAGATCCGCAACAAGAACGAGGCGCGGGTCGCCAAGCTGCTGGCGAAGGTGCTCTCCGAGACGCCCGGCTACCAGCCGGACCCGCTGGACGTGCAGGACATCTACGCCCTGACCCTGAACCTGCTACCCTCGCGCTACAAGCAGTTCGGCACCATCGTGCTCTCCGAGCCCGTGAAGGACTCCCACATCGAATCCGCCATCAGGCGCTCCTTGCGCACCGTGCAGGAGCGGCCGAGATATTAG
- the galE gene encoding UDP-glucose 4-epimerase GalE: MKGNILVTGGAGYIGSHTCKALKLAGYEPVTYDNMVYGHEWAVKWGPLIKGDILDGEKLDQVFKQYEPLAVLHFAAFAYVGESVSDPEKYYRNNVAGTLSLLSAMRRAGCKNIVFSSTCATYGVPTELPLREDHPQKPINPYGWTKLMMEQTLRDFDHAYGIRHACLRYFNAAGADPDCEIGEEHDPETHLIPLVIQATQGRRGHVEIYGTDYDTPDGTCIRDYIHVTDLAVAHIQALEYLQDKDESLIVNLGTGNGQTVRQVIRAVEKVSGKVTPVKEGPRRPGDPPGLYAYADKAYKLLGWKPQYGDIETIVGTAWNWHEKKR, encoded by the coding sequence ATGAAAGGCAACATCCTGGTGACGGGCGGCGCGGGCTACATCGGCTCGCACACGTGCAAGGCCCTCAAGCTGGCCGGGTACGAGCCCGTCACGTACGACAACATGGTCTACGGCCACGAGTGGGCCGTGAAGTGGGGGCCGCTGATCAAGGGCGACATCCTGGACGGCGAGAAGCTCGACCAGGTGTTCAAGCAGTACGAGCCGCTGGCCGTGCTGCACTTCGCGGCCTTCGCCTACGTGGGCGAGTCCGTTTCCGACCCCGAGAAGTACTACCGCAACAACGTGGCGGGCACGCTCTCGCTGCTCTCTGCCATGCGCCGCGCGGGCTGCAAGAACATCGTGTTCTCCAGCACCTGCGCCACCTACGGCGTGCCCACGGAGCTGCCCCTGCGCGAGGACCATCCCCAGAAGCCCATCAACCCCTACGGCTGGACCAAGCTGATGATGGAGCAGACCCTGCGGGACTTTGACCACGCCTACGGCATCCGCCACGCCTGCCTACGCTACTTCAACGCCGCCGGGGCCGACCCGGACTGCGAGATCGGCGAAGAGCACGACCCGGAGACCCACCTGATCCCCCTGGTGATCCAGGCCACCCAGGGCCGCAGGGGCCATGTGGAGATCTACGGCACGGACTACGACACCCCGGACGGCACCTGCATCCGCGACTACATCCACGTCACGGACCTGGCCGTGGCCCACATCCAGGCCCTGGAATACCTCCAGGACAAGGACGAGAGCCTCATCGTGAACCTGGGCACCGGCAACGGCCAGACCGTGCGCCAGGTCATCCGCGCGGTGGAGAAGGTCTCGGGCAAGGTCACGCCCGTGAAGGAAGGCCCGCGCCGCCCCGGCGACCCGCCGGGCCTCTACGCCTACGCGGACAAGGCATACAAGCTGCTGGGCTGGAAGCCGCAGTACGGCGACATCGAGACCATCGTGGGCACGGCCTGGAACTGGCACGAGAAGAAGCGCTGA